The Etheostoma spectabile isolate EspeVRDwgs_2016 chromosome 23, UIUC_Espe_1.0, whole genome shotgun sequence genome includes a window with the following:
- the gpr85 gene encoding putative G protein-coupled receptor 85: MIPPPSMANYSHAGDHTILQNVSPLATFLKLTSLGFIIGVGVVGNLLISILLVKDKSLHRAPYYFLLDLCASDILRSAICFPFVFTSVKNGSAWTYGTLTCKVIAFLGVLSCFHTAFMLFCVSVTRYLAIAHHRFYTKRLTFWTCLAVICMVWTLSVAMAFPPVLDVGTYSFIREEDQCTFQHRSFRANDSLGFMLLLALILLATQLVYLKLIFFVHDRRKMKPVQFVPAVSQNWTFHGPGASGQAAANWLAGFGRGPTPPTLLGIRQNSNAAGRRRLLVLDEFKTEKRISRMFYIMTFFFLALWGPYLVACYWRVFARGPVVPGGYLTAAVWMSFAQAGVNPFICIFSNRELRRCFSTTLLYCRKSRLPREPYCVI; encoded by the coding sequence ATGATCCCTCCTCCATCTATGGCGAACTATAGCCATGCAGGGGACCACACCATCTTGCAAAATGTCTCTCCTCTCGCCACGTTCCTCAAACTGACCTCTCTGGGTTTCATCATTGGAGTCGGTGTGGTTGGAAACCTCCTGATCTCCATCCTGCTGGTCAAAGACAAGAGCCTGCACCGGGCGCCCTACTATTTCCTGTTGGACCTGTGCGCCTCTGACATCCTGCGCTCCGCCATCTGCTTCCCCTTTGTCTTCACCTCGGTCAAGAATGGATCTGCCTGGACCTATGGCACGCTGACCTGCAAAGTGATCGCCTTCCTGGGTGTGCTGTCCTGTTTCCACACAGCGTTTATGCTGTTCTGTGTTAGCGTCACGCGCTACCTGGCTATCGCACACCACCGTTTCTACACCAAGAGGCTGACCTTCTGGACTTGTCTAGCTGTCATCTGCATGGTGTGGACGTTATCAGTGGCTATGGCGTTCCCGCCGGTGTTAGACGTAGGGACGTACTCTTTTATCCGGGAGGAGGACCAGTGCACGTTCCAGCATCGTTCCTTCAGGGCGAATGATTCGCTGGGCTTCATGCTCCTGCTGGCGCTCATTCTCCTGGCCACACAGCTGGTTTACCTCAAGCTCATCTTCTTTGTCCACGACCGTCGAAAGATGAAGCCTGTCCAGTTTGTGCCTGCTGTCAGCCAGAACTGGACCTTCCACGGGCCAGGCGCCAGCGGGCAGGCGGCGGCCAACTGGCTGGCTGGATTCGGTCGAGGCCCCACCCCGCCTACCTTGCTGGGCATTCGGCAGAACAGCAACGCAGCGGGCCGCAGGCGTCTACTGGTGTTGGATGAATTCAAAACAGAGAAGAGGATAAGTAGAATGTTCTACATCATGACGTTTTTCTTCCTCGCACTGTGGGGGCCCTATCTGGTTGCCTGCTACTGGCGGGTGTTTGCAAGGGGCCCTGTAGTCCCTGGGGGCTACCTGACGGCAGCCGTGTGGATGAGCTTTGCCCAGGCTGGGGTAAATCCTTTCATCTGCATCTTCTCCAACAGAGAGCTCCGGCGCTGCTTCAGCACCACACTCCTCTACTGCAGAAAATCCAGGTTACCAAGGGAACCCTACTGCGTTATATGA